The Methanobacterium formicicum genome contains the following window.
GGAACCAGGTGGCATTGTATATAACTATATCTCCCACCTTCAGATCCGAGGGATTGATTTCCTGGAGCCCAATGAAGTTGGATTTTTCAATGACCACTACATCTCCCCGGTAGAAAACAGGTTCCATACTACCGGAAACAACCACGTTAAGGTGCTGGGCCAGCACAATCCCCACCAGTATGATGACCACGTAACTGGCTATTTCTCTCCACATCCCTGTTTTTTCCTTAGAAGATGGGGCTGGTTTAACCTTTTTATTTCTTTGTTTTTTAGGCATGGGATCACCTATTTTAAAATAGCACCTTCATCCGCTGAGCTGGCCAGTCTGCTGTAGCGGGCTAACCATCCCTTCAACTGTTTTTCTGGGTGTTTAGCCTGGTCGAGCCTTCTTTTGATCTCGTCTTCGGCAACATCCAGTTCCAGTTTCCTTTGTGGTATGTCGATCCTTATGATATCACCATCTTCCACTATGGCAATAGGTCCGTTACTCATGGCTTCTGGGGAAACATGGCCAATACAGGGGCCTCTGGTTCCTCCAGAGAATCTTCCATCGGTTATCAATGCCACGGACTTTATGCCCATTCCAGATATGGCAGAGGTGGGGTTCAGCATTTCCCTCATACCCGGACCTCCACGGGGACCTTCGTAACGGATGACAATTACATCTTGTTCCTTAACTTCACCATTAAATATGCCCTGGGTTGCTTCTTCTTCACTGTTAAAGACCTTAGCCGGGCCTTCGTGGGTTAACATGTCTGCGCTGACTGCAGCTTGCTTCACCACTGAACCATTAGGAGCTAAATTGCCCTTTAAAACTGCTATACCTCCTTCCTGGTGTACGGGATCTTCCAGGGAATGTATAACTGTGGTATCGGTAACTTCAGCGTCCAGGAAGTTACTTTCAAGGGGATCACCAGTACAAGTAAGGGCTTTGGCATGTATCTGGTCCTTTAACACTTTTAAAACAGCAGGTATGCCTCCGGCTTTGTGCAGGTCCAGCATGGTATGTTTACCTGAGGGGCTGATGGCAGCCAGGTGGGGTATTTCTCTGCTTAAGCTGTCAAACAGGTCTAAATTAACTTCAACTCCTTTATCCCTCAGTTCGTTGGCAATGGCTGGTAAGTGTAGGGTTGTGTTACTGGAGCCTCCCAGTGCCAGGTCCACCACTACTGCATTGTAGAAGGCTTCCTGGGTCATGATCATGGAGGGGGTGATGTTCTTTTTCACCAGTTCCATTATCTTCTCCCCTGATTCCCGGGCCATCTGGATCTTCCGGGAGTCAACGGCATGGGTGGTGGCACAGTAGGGCAGGCTCATGCCCATGGCTTCAGTTAAACAGGCCATACTGTTGGCCGTGAATAATCCTGCACAGGATCCGGCCCCAGGACAGGCACAATGCTCTAATTCGTCCAGTTCCTCTTTACTCATTTTACCGGCAGAAACCTGTCCCACCGCTTCAAAAACATCTATAAGATCCACAGCTTCACCCTTGTACTCTCCAGGGAGCATGGGGCCACCAGTAACCACTATGGATGGTATGTCCAGTCTAGCTGCCGCCATGAGCATACCGGGCACGATCTTGTCGCAGGTGGGTAAAAGAACCAGGGCATCCAGACTGTGGGCCTGGGCCATACTCTCCACAGTATCGGCCACGATCTCGCGGCTGGCCAGTGAATAGCGCATTCCTTCGTGGTTCATGGCTATTCCATCGCAGATCGCCATGGTGCTGAACTCGAAGGGCACACCTCCGGCCTGACTGATCCCCAGTTTAACGGCATCAGCAATTTGTTTTAAATGAATATGTCCGGGAACTATGTCAGTAAAGCTGTTAGCCACACCAATGAATGGTCTATCCATTTCATCATCGGTTACACCACAAGCCCGTAAAAGGGAGCGGTGAGGGGCTCTTTGCATCCCCTTAGTTATGTTATCACTTCTCATCCAAAATCTCCTGTGAGTCCTATAAAAATCGAAACTTATAATGTTATAAATATTGTTCCTACATTCTTTTAAATACTATCTTGCTTTCAGTTAGTACTCTTCCCACTGATGAACCTGGATTTGTAAGGTTTATTTACTTGATTATGATGGCATAATATTCTAATTTATTATATTGTCTCATCATGATTTTAAATTGGCCAATAAAGTGTTTTACAGTTTCATTCGATTTTTTCCCAGGAAATACAGTGGATAATTTTAGGAAAATATATCTTTCATGGTGAAAATTTCATATGATTTGGGGGTTATTATAATTAATATGGATATGCTGTTAATCCTAAAATTTTTAATTTCCCTGGCTTTGGGGGCCCTGATAGGCATTGAAAGGGAGAGAAAACAGGAAGGAGCGGAGTTTGCAGGGATAAGAACCTTCATTTTAATTGCCCTCATGGGAACCCTATCTGCTTATATGTCAAAGGACCTTCCCTACTTCTGGTTGCTATCATTCTCAGGGGTGGTGGTTCTGGTAGGCCTCAGTTACCTGATTTCCACTCGAAAAAATGGTGATGTGGGCATAACTACTGAAATTGCTGCATTTTTAACTTTTATTCTGGGGCTGCTCTGTTTCACCGATGAAGGGATGCTTCTGGCTCCCATCTTGGCTATAATCCTCACCACCATCCTGGCAGTTAAACCGCACCTTCACCAGTTTGCCCATCAGGTGAGTGAAAAAGAGCTGTTAAACACACTTAAATTCTTGATAATAGCATTTGTTATCCTACCACTCCTCCCTGACGAGGCCATTGGTCCCCTGGCGGTTTTCAATCCCTTCCAGATATGGTTAATGGTGGTGTTTATTTCGGCCATCAGTTTCACCGGTTACATTCTCATGAAATTCATTGGACCGGAGAAGGGATTAGGGGTCACGGGTGTCGTGGGAGGGCTGGTATCCAGCACAGCGGTGGTCACTTCCATGGCCGCCAGAGTTAAGGAATCACAATTTCTGATGAAGGCTGCAGTTTTCGCTGCCACAGTGGCCAGTTCCATGATGTTCCTGCGAATACTCTTTGAGGTTTCGGTTATCAACCCTTTACTCCTTCCCCATTTGTCGGCCCCCATGATAGTGATGGGTGTTCTGGGCATTTTACTGGGAATTATCATCTGGAAAAGGGCTGAAATCAGGCAAATGGATGCCGATCTTCAGCTAGAGAATCCCTTTTCATTAAAACCGGCCCTGATCTTTGGAGCACTGTTCCTGGCAATTTTATTCCTTTCCAAAATAGCCAACATGTACCTGGGAAGCAGTGGTGTCTACCTGGCTAGTATCATATCAGGAGTAGCGGATGTGGATGCCATTACCATAAGCATGGCATTACTGGCACCGGAAACCATTCCCCACAATACCGCAGTAACTGCCATAACCCTGGCCGCCATTTCCAATACATTTTTCAAATTTTTAATAGCATTATTTCTGGGCACCAGGAAATTCGCCCGAAATATTGGTATTATATTTTTAATCATTATAATCGCTGGTATAATCTCAGTTCTGGTGCTGTAGATAATGAATTCAATTCTTCGTGGAAGGTCTGGATACGGGAAATGAAATGAAATGATGGTAGAGGGGAAATATATGGAATATGCCTTAAGAGTTTGCCAAAAACGAGATTTCATGTATTTAAAGGAGATATACCTGGAATGTGTTGAACTCCATCAAAAAAATGGTTATTTTCTAAAGAAATTACCTGATGCTCCGGAGATCTTCCTGCAGTATGTTGAGGAGTTAATGGAATCTGCGGATGCCCTGGTCCTGGTGGCCGCAGGTGATAAGGGGGTAATGGGGTACTGCATATCTAAAGTAGGTGAGAAACCCCCGGTATATGCCGATGTTAGGTATGGTCTGATAGATAACCTGGCAGTGGCCGAGGAATATCAGAGGAAGGGGGTGGGTGAACAATTGTTCCAGGAATCAGTCAACTGGTTTAAAGAAAAGGGATTAAGCCGTATTGAACTGGAAGTTGCTGTTTTCAATCCCAAGTCAGTTAACTTCTGGAAAAAAATGGGATTTAAAACTTTCATGAATCTAATGGAATGGGAAATGTAAAAACGAAACAAAGGAGTTGTCATCTCCTTATTTAAATAAAGTAACCTGTCCCGGTTAACATTTAAAACAGTGAAATAAACTTTAGTTAATCATTTGCTACGATTAATTTTTTATTTAATTAATGGGGGTTTATAGGGCCGTATTAATAAGATCTCGGGAGAGGTCAATAAACGAGAGGTAGTTTATAAATAACATCACAACAGAAATCTATTTTTAAATGCCTCAGTATTAGAGTAAGATTACACAGTTTAATTACTGAGTTTAAAATTAAGGTGGTAGCATGCGCATACTTTTGATTCATTCTGATCATTTAAAGTACCAAACAAAATCCAAAACACGAATAGCAGAGGAAATAGGTGAAGAAAAGAAAAAAGGCCAGTTTGAAAATGCCCTGGTAGTTTTCACCGCTGTAGAAAAGGAAGATGAAAAAAATCCAACTGCCGTGGTTGACAATGCAGTCAAAGAGATAATGGACGTAGCAGGGAAAATTAAGGCAGAAAACATTGTAATATATCCTTACGCTCATTTAAGTTCATCTTTAGGCGCTCCAGATATAGCTAAGGATATTTTGGCTAACATGGAGTCTGCCCTGCTGTCACGGGATCTGCCAGTCAGCAGAGTGCCCTTTGGATGGTACAAAGCATTCGAGGTATCCTGTAAAGGACACCCTCTATCGGAGCTTTCCCGGAGCATAAGTTCTGAGGTAACAGAAGACGTAAAAGAAGAATCTGAAGAAGAGGAATCTCAGTTTTACATACTGAATAAGGGGGAGCTTCTGGACATTGAGGACTACACTTACCAGAGTGAAGACCTGGAGAAACTGGTGGACTATGAACTGGGACGGGGAGAATCCACTGGCGAGGAACCACCCCATGTGAAACTGATGAGGGAGAAAAAACTGGCGGACTACGAACCATCTGCCGATGTTGGGCACCTCCGATGGTATCCTAAGGGCCGTCTCATCCGTGACCTCCTATCAGATTATGTTTACACCCTGGTAACTGACCGGGGGGCCATGCCCGTGGAAACACCCATAATGTACGACCTGGCTGATGAGGCCATCCGGGTACACGCTGAAAAATTCGGAGAACGGCAGTACAGAATGACCAGCGGTAAAAAAGACTTAATGTTACGATTTGCCGCATGTTTCGGAGCATTTAGAATTCTAGCCGACTCATTTTTAACCTGGAAAAACTTACCAGTTGGTATTTACGAGCTTTCCACCTACAGCTTCCGTTTGGAGAAAAAAGGAGAAGTTGTGGGTTTGAAAAGACTCCGTGGATTCACCATGCCCGACCTGCACACAGTTTGCAGTGATGTGGAACAGTCTCTTCAGGAATTTGAAAGCCAGATTGAGATGTGCAAGGGTACCGGTGAAGACCTGGATGTTAACTACGAGGTAATCTTCCGGGCCACCGCCGACTTCATGGAAGAAAACCGGGAATGGATTAACCAGGCCGCAGCCCGCATTGGTAAACCAGTACTGATGGAAATCCTCCCAAAACGTAAACATTACTGGATATGTAAAATGGACTTCGCAGCCCTGGATGCACTTGGACGGCCTATTGAAAACCCTACCATTCAAATCGACGTGGAAAGTGGGGAAAGATTCGGAATCACCTACATAGATTCAGAAGAAAAGGAACATCATCCGTATATACTGCACTGCAGTCCAACTGGAAGTATTGAAAGGGTTATATGCAGTTTACTGGAAAAATCGGCTCTGGACATGAAGGATAAAGTGCCAATGTTACCGGTATGGCTGGCCCCCACCCAGGTACGGGTCATACCCATTGCCGAAAGACACAACGAATACGCCCACAAACTGGCACAGCAAATCGAAGATGCCCGTATAAGGGTGGACGTGGATGACCGGCCAGAAACAGTGGGTAAAAAGATTCGAAATGCCGGAGGAGAATGGGTTTCCTATGTCATAGTGATTGGGGATCGTGAAATGGAAGCAGGTTCTGAATTAACCGTTAATGTCCGTGAAACCGGTCAGAAAGTATCCATGGGTCTCCAGGAACTTATAGAGGTCATACAACTGGAGACCAAAGGGATGCCCTTCCGTCCTCTGCCCTTGCCAGTGGACCTTTCCCGCCGGGTTAACTTCTAAAAACGTTAACTTAAACCTTTTTTAAAAAACAAGTATCACCATAGATTAAAAAGGATAATCACATGGAAAAAGTTCCTTTATCTGAACTGGAAGCAAGAATAAGTTCTTTCCGGAACATGATGGCGGTTTCGAATCCAGAATGGGAAATAGCCGCGATTTTCAGTAAAATCAACCAGTACTACTTCACCGGGACCATGCAGGACGGCATGCTCATTATCCCTCGAGAAGGAGAGCCCACTCTATGGGTAAGGCGCAGTTACGAGCGATCCCAGGACGAATCACTCTTCCCCTCCATTAAACCCATGAAAAGTTTTCGAGATGCTAAAAAAGAGTTTAAAACTCTTCCCGATACAGTGTACCTGGAAACTGAAGTAGTGCCCCTGGCCCTGTACCAGCGCTTTAACAAGCACTTCCCATTTAAAGATTTCAAACCCGTTGATCAACAACTGGCCACGGTAAGGGCAGTTAAAAGTAATTATGAACTCTCTCTCATGAGGAAATCAGGAAAAATCCATCAGCGCGTGGCAGAAGATCTGTTACCGGACGTGCTGCAGGAGGGCATGAGTGAGGCTGATCTGGCGGTTACAATCTTCAAAACTTTGGTAGAAGAAGGGCATGATGGCTTAACCCGTTTTGGGATGTTCGATAATGAGATGGTGGTGGGACATGTTGGTTTTGGTGATAGTTCCATTTACCCCACCTATTTTGACGGTGCCAGTGGAACCAGGGGTTTAAGCCCGGCAGCACCAGTTCTGGGAAGCCGCCAGCGAAAACTTAAAAAAGGCGATCTGGTATTTGTGGATGTGGGGTGTGCTTTTAACGGTTACAACACTGATAAAACCATGACCTACATGTTCGGTAGTTCCCTACCGCAACACGCCATAGAAACCCACCATAAGTGTGTAGAAATACAGAATGAGATTGCAAAAATGCTTAAACCCGGTGCAATCCCCTCCCAGATATACCACAGAATAATGGACAACCTGGATGAAGATTTTTTGGAAAACTTCATGGGTTTCGGCCCGCGTAAGGTGAAGTTCCTGGGACATGCCATTGGCCTACTGATTGACGAACTCCCGGTAATTGCTGAAAGATTCGACCAACCACTCCAGGAAGGAATGGTGTTTGCAGTGGAACCTAAAAATGGAATTGCGGGTGTGGGCATGGTGGGGATCGAAAATACCTTCATTGTAACCCCCCGTGGAGGGGAATGTATCACCGGTGATAATCCGGGCCTGGTCCCTGTTTTTTGATTTCTTTAAATTTTTATTATTTTTCCAATTTTTTCATAAATGCCTTTAAATCCCCTTATTAACGCGCTACAAACTATAAATATTATAACTTATAACTTATACTTATAACTTATAATTCAAGATAATTATGGAGAACCATTATGGCAGAAATAATATCAATACTCAATCAGAAGGGAGGTTGTGGTAAAACCACCACTGCAGTAAACCTCTCGGCAGCACTAGCACTTTTAGGAAAGAAAGTTCTGGTAATTGACATGGACCCCCAAGCCAATGCCACCACTGCTTTTGGAGTGCAAAAGAATGAAGAAAATTCTGTTTACCGGGTCTTGACCGGGGAACAAACCATGGATCAAGCCATTGTCCCCACTGAAATTTCAGGACTGGACGTGCTTCCCAGCCACATTTCCCTTAGCGGGGCGGAAGTAGAGTTAAGTAAAGATATTGGGTTTCCCTTCATACTGAAGGAGTCCGTGGATGGCCTTCTGGATGATTACGACTATGTGTTGCTGGATGTGCCTCCTTCTTTGGGTATACTAACCATCAACTCCCTGGTGGCTGCCGACAGTGTGATTATTCCAATCCAGGCAGAATTCTACGCACTGGAAGGAATGGCTGATCTGTTAGATGCCATGAACCTGGTGGAAAGTCGTCTAAAGAGTCCATCACCAATTAAAGGAATATTAATCACCCTTTATGATTCTCGAACCAGGCTGGGAAGGGATGTCTACCGTAATGTTAAACAGTACTTCGGAGACCGGGAGTACATCTTCAAAACTACCATTCCCCGTAATGTGAAACTGGCCGAGGCCCCTAGCCATGGAAAACCATGTATAATCTACGATGAGGAATGTATAGGCACTGAAGCCTACAATGACCTGGCTAAAGAATTCCTCTCATTGAGTAATGATCTGGAGGACAATAAATGACGGCTAAAAAGGGTGAAAGTGCGCTGGGAAGGGGATTAGATGCCCTGATTCGTAAAGAAAAGCCTGAAGAGGCAATGCCAGTAGAAAAAAAACCTGTAAAAAAGAAGACCACTAAAACAGTTTCCAGGACTTCCAAGGCTAAAACCTCTCCTCAACCCCGGAAAACCAAAACCAGTGAAGATCCAAATAAAATCATTGTGGATGGCGTAATCATGGAGGTACGTAAGAATCCTCGGATATCTTTATGGTCTGCCAGATCTGCTGCGGTTTTGAGGTTTTTGAAGAATACTAAACCAGCATTCAGTATAAGTAAAGAGGCTTCAGCACTCATTGAGGAAGCAGTGCAACAGAAATATCCTGAGATATGGGAAATGTTTGAAAAGGAAAATTTTTGAATATAACTCCTTAACTGGAGGCGGTTAGTTATAAGTTATAATTAATTATAAGTTAGAACTTATTAGTTATAACTTATAACTCTATTATTCCGGTGAAATTCTTATCAGGTGAAATTCTTATCAAAAATATTAATTTTTAAATAGATCACAGGGTTTTTAAAAGGAAAGGGTGGTCTGCCGGGCATGGTTCAACTGGAGGAATGGTTCGGCTCTTTTTACCACCACTCCAATTTTTTTCAGTTCATCCATTTCAGTGAACTTCACTCCCCTTCTCCGGTTTTCAATGATCCTCTGAGCTGATTTTTTACCAATACCCGGGACCCGCATCAAATCTTTCAGGCTGGCTTCGTTCACTTCCACCGGGAATAAATCGGGATGTGATTGGGCCCAGAGCATTTTAGGGTCTTCATCCAGGATCAGAAAACCTTCCTCATCCAGGGTAATCTCATCCAGGGAGAAACCATAGGAATTCAGAAGAAACTGGGCCTGATATAGGCGCGGGCTTCGTTTTTCCTCCGGTTGTGCATGACCTTCAAGAGGAGTATCTTTAAGAGGTTCAAAGGGGCTTAAATAACTTAAATTAATATTCAGGTGTTTGTGTAGCCACTGGGCACGTTTTAAAACATCATGATCTGTTTCATTGTTGGCTCCCACAATGAGTTGGGTGCTCTGGCCCGAGGGGGCCATTTCAGGGTGACGTCTTTTCAAACGTCCAATCCATTTCATCCTACGCAGAACATCGTTATGATAATCCTTGGTACTGGTGAGCTCCTGGAAACCGGTTACCGTGGCTGATTCAAGGTTCACGCTTACCCGGTCTGCCAGGCTCATGGCCCTTTTGATCATATCATAGGAAGCTCCCGGAATCACCTTAAGGTGTATGTAACCCTGGTATTCATACTCTAAACGCAATTTACGGGCCACCTCTACCATGTTCTCCATGGCCACATCAGAGTCACCCGGCATCCCTGAACTTAAAAACAGGCCTTCTGCATAGTGGTTCTGGTAGTAGTGAAGAAAAAGTGATATTAACTCTTGGGGTGAAAATTCAACCCTATCAAAACGGTTATGACAGTGATTAATACAGTAATTACAATCACTGGTGCAATGATTGCTCATTAAGACCTTAAAAAGTGGAACCTGACACCCGCTCTGTGTGTGGGCATGATAAATCCCGGGTAACTTGGGAGAAGTAAAATTCTCCTTATTTAGACTGACATAGTTGCAGAGATCATGCTGGGAGGCTTCACCCAGAATTCGAAGTTTTTCCATCTCCATACAGACTTATTCTATATCCATTAAGGTACATAAAAATTTAGAGAGTGCAGATGCAAAGTAACCTTTCTATGGTAAGAATAATTATTTTTCAGTTTTCAAATTTTCTTTGTTCAAATATATCATAAAATCAAGTTTTTTAACATAAAGGTATGCTTATAATTTTAAAATAATATTTTAAGAGAAATTTCTCCACGAAACAATGGAAATCTTTATAATTAGGGTGAACAAAGATATTATGTACAATTTAAGGGAGGTAATAAAAAATGGCCAAAAATCCAATTATAGCAGCGATATTGTCTTTCATAATCCCTGGTTTAGGGGAAATATACGTAGGAAAGACCATGATGGGAATTGTATTTGTTATTGTAGCACTGATATTGTCTGCAGCCATATACATGGTAACATTTTATGCATGGATAATATACATAGTCCTTTGGTTATACGCTATATATGATTCTTACACAAGTGCAAAAGCGTTAGAATAAGTTTTTAACCATTTGTTTTATTTTTTTTTATTTTTATTTTTGAATAATCTCACCACTTTCTGGTCACCTTTTTATAAAAGACAGTTCTTAATTAGAAACATGAGATTAGTACTGGCAGGCACAGGCAGTGCCGTGGGGAAAACCACCATCTCTACCGGGATAATGAAGGCTCTTTCCCAGGAGAGGGAAGTTCAACCCTTCAAGGCAGGCCCTGATTATATTGATACTACCTATCACACTTTGGCCACCGGCAACGTCAGCCGTAACCTGGATTCCTTTTTCATGAGTGACGGTCAGATCCGGGAAGCTTTCGAAAGAGGTTTAAAGATTTCCAATTCTGACATGGGAATTATAGAGGGGGTAAGAGGTCTTTACGAGGGAATAAGTCCTACTGGAGATGTGGGAAACACGGCATCCATTGCCAAGGCACTTAACGCCCCGGTGATTCTAATTCTCAATTCTCGCAGTCTGGTGAAAAGCGCGGCGGCCATTGTCATTGGGTTTAAAACCCTGGATCCCAGCATCAGAATCGAAGGTGTTATCCTGAACATGGTTAAAAACAGGAAGCACTACCTCAAAACCAAGGAAGCCGTGGAAAAACTGGCCGACACGCCGGTAATTGGGGGTATTCCCCGGGATGATTTCATCACAGTGGAGCAGCGCCACCTGGGATTGGTGCCTGCCGTGGAAAGGGAGAACATCAAGAAAAATATTGAAGACTGGGGCCGGGTCATGGAGGAAAACATCGACCTGGACACACTCACCAGTATAATGAAGGGGGCCGGGAAATTACCCATGGGCAGGGAACCTCTTTTCCAGCAGGAACACAGTGGCCGGGTGAAAATGGGCATAGCCCGAGATGAAGTGTTCACCTTTTATTATCAGGATAATTTAGAGGCTTTGGAATCTAATAATGCTGATCTGATCTATTTCAGTCCGTTACATGATGAGGAAGTGCCTGATGTGGATGGGATCTACATTGGGGGTGGTTATCCCGAGATATTCGCCCGGGAACTGGAGGCCAATCAGGCCATGCGCCACTCCCTGAAGCAGTTCCACCAGGAGGAAAGGCCCATATATGCTGAATGTGGAGGGCTTATGTATCTAACTCGTTCCATAAACCAGCACCAGATGTGTGATGTTTTTCCCTATGACTCCCATATGACCAAGAAACCCCAGGCCCTAAGTTATGTTATTGCCCGGGCCGCCCATGACAACATCATCATTCCTGAAGGAGAAGTCTTCCATGGACACGAATTCCACTACTCCAAACTGGAACTGGATGGAACCCAACCAAAATTTGCTTTTGATATCTTAAGGGGTCGTGGAGTCACTGAAAACCGTGATGGTCTAATGAGTAAAAACACCCTGGCCAGTTACGTGCATACCCATGTGGCAGCTTGCCCCTCCTTTGCCAGTAGATTGGTGAGGGCAGCCGCCGATGATCAGTAATGGAAGATTGCAAAGTTCAAAAAACCTTTTCAAGACTTAAAAA
Protein-coding sequences here:
- the cfbB gene encoding Ni-sirohydrochlorin a,c-diamide synthase, with translation MRLVLAGTGSAVGKTTISTGIMKALSQEREVQPFKAGPDYIDTTYHTLATGNVSRNLDSFFMSDGQIREAFERGLKISNSDMGIIEGVRGLYEGISPTGDVGNTASIAKALNAPVILILNSRSLVKSAAAIVIGFKTLDPSIRIEGVILNMVKNRKHYLKTKEAVEKLADTPVIGGIPRDDFITVEQRHLGLVPAVERENIKKNIEDWGRVMEENIDLDTLTSIMKGAGKLPMGREPLFQQEHSGRVKMGIARDEVFTFYYQDNLEALESNNADLIYFSPLHDEEVPDVDGIYIGGGYPEIFARELEANQAMRHSLKQFHQEERPIYAECGGLMYLTRSINQHQMCDVFPYDSHMTKKPQALSYVIARAAHDNIIIPEGEVFHGHEFHYSKLELDGTQPKFAFDILRGRGVTENRDGLMSKNTLASYVHTHVAACPSFASRLVRAAADDQ